A genomic stretch from Antarcticibacterium flavum includes:
- a CDS encoding thiamine pyrophosphate-binding protein, with translation MKISEYILYKLKQNGCYWVAGIPGTSCADFFDAIDRDSDIEYIITTNELEAGYIADGYGRKGGIGAVCVSYGVGTLSLVNAVASAFTERVPLIVINGGPSKEDLRIELELGCLFSHSTGSPQTDLNIFKSITVYSEIISQPQNAQKIIDEAFRMAIFFNRPVYIEIPQDNWDKVIELIPTIAPPAQVFINDDFITSARSKLETAKSPVLIIGVEVVRKKLKDKVLQLIDKWNIPFVTTALAKSVLPESHPNFVGCYDSDLFHNKAVFEIIDNSDCPIGLGCIWGIDHRSFIINQFNKMIEVKFDSARVTENLYKQTDLETAIDEFLKWELKFQNVIPEFVRLNGLTDSGYFGHNQIFCVLNKFIKDCNDVQVVMDTCLGSFLGADLFMGNTDMYLANPIWLSIGQGTPAAIGAYLKNGKIPIIITGDGGFQMVAQSFSTMIKYQIPALIIVLDNSLYAIEQYLIDGTYFELDTDPLKYVELHRWAYEEFPKIFKGGFGERVHSAEGLIKVLNKWEKETKKEPWIIACEFSKKDLPRIT, from the coding sequence ATGAAAATCTCTGAATACATTTTATATAAATTGAAACAAAATGGATGTTACTGGGTGGCCGGTATACCAGGGACTTCTTGTGCGGATTTTTTTGATGCAATAGATCGTGATTCTGATATAGAATATATCATTACCACGAACGAACTTGAGGCAGGATATATTGCTGACGGATATGGTCGAAAAGGTGGAATTGGAGCTGTTTGTGTTTCGTATGGAGTTGGAACATTAAGTTTAGTTAATGCTGTGGCCAGTGCATTTACAGAGCGAGTACCCCTTATTGTTATCAATGGTGGACCTTCAAAGGAGGATCTTAGGATTGAACTTGAATTAGGTTGCTTATTTTCTCACTCGACAGGATCACCCCAAACTGATCTCAACATTTTTAAATCTATTACCGTATATTCAGAAATAATATCTCAACCTCAAAATGCTCAGAAAATTATAGATGAAGCATTTAGAATGGCCATTTTTTTTAATAGGCCAGTTTATATAGAAATTCCGCAAGATAATTGGGATAAGGTAATAGAACTAATCCCTACCATAGCTCCTCCGGCGCAAGTTTTTATTAATGATGATTTTATTACTTCAGCAAGATCTAAGTTAGAAACAGCTAAATCCCCTGTTCTTATAATTGGGGTTGAAGTTGTGCGTAAAAAATTAAAAGATAAAGTTTTGCAATTAATTGATAAATGGAACATCCCATTTGTTACCACAGCTTTAGCAAAGTCAGTTTTACCTGAGTCTCATCCCAATTTTGTGGGTTGTTATGATAGTGATCTTTTCCATAATAAGGCAGTTTTTGAAATTATTGATAATTCTGATTGTCCAATCGGATTAGGTTGCATTTGGGGTATTGATCATCGTTCCTTCATAATTAATCAGTTTAATAAGATGATTGAGGTGAAGTTTGATTCTGCACGTGTTACCGAAAATTTATATAAACAAACTGATTTAGAAACAGCAATAGACGAATTTTTAAAATGGGAGCTAAAATTTCAAAATGTGATTCCGGAATTTGTTAGGCTGAATGGTCTAACTGATTCAGGTTATTTTGGTCATAACCAAATATTTTGTGTGTTAAATAAATTCATAAAGGATTGTAATGATGTTCAAGTTGTAATGGATACTTGTCTCGGAAGCTTTTTAGGTGCTGATCTTTTTATGGGCAATACAGATATGTATCTAGCAAATCCAATTTGGCTATCCATAGGACAAGGAACTCCTGCTGCAATTGGAGCCTATCTCAAAAATGGAAAAATACCTATTATTATCACAGGAGACGGAGGTTTTCAAATGGTTGCGCAATCTTTTTCTACTATGATAAAATATCAAATTCCTGCTTTAATTATTGTATTGGATAATAGTCTTTATGCTATAGAACAGTATTTAATTGATGGTACTTACTTTGAATTAGATACAGATCCACTTAAATACGTGGAACTTCATCGGTGGGCTTATGAAGAATTTCCTAAGATATTTAAAGGCGGATTTGGAGAACGTGTTCATTCAGCGGAAGGTTTAATTAAAGTTCTTAACAAATGGGAAAAGGAAACTAAAAAAGAACCATGGATCATTGCTTGTGAATTTTCAAAGAAAGATTTACCCCGGATAACATAA